One Phycisphaerae bacterium RAS2 DNA window includes the following coding sequences:
- the pcm gene encoding Protein-L-isoaspartate O-methyltransferase yields MSWSMKDTIHLVSNRARQADLSLGARRRSMIADQLMARGIRDPSVLEAMASIPREAFVPTHLFDRAYEDCALPSEAGQTISQPFIVAYMTECLRLEPHHRVLEIGTGTGYQTAILARLAAEVFTVERLGALSHHAMIRLAGLEARNVRMRVGDGTLGWTERSPFDRILVTAAAPTVVLPLVEQLAVGGRMVLPIGPEDRQHLVAIDKLPNRYVETPLLPVVFVPLVGEAGFAELVLKHGG; encoded by the coding sequence ATGTCGTGGAGCATGAAAGACACGATCCATCTGGTCTCGAATCGAGCCCGCCAGGCAGACTTGTCATTGGGCGCCCGACGCCGCTCGATGATCGCGGACCAACTCATGGCGCGGGGGATTCGAGACCCGAGCGTGCTGGAGGCGATGGCATCGATTCCGCGCGAGGCGTTTGTCCCGACTCACCTGTTTGACCGGGCATACGAAGATTGCGCGCTGCCATCTGAAGCGGGCCAGACCATCTCGCAACCCTTCATCGTGGCGTACATGACGGAATGCCTGCGCCTGGAACCCCATCATCGCGTGCTCGAGATCGGAACCGGCACGGGATACCAAACCGCAATTCTCGCCCGGCTGGCTGCCGAGGTCTTCACGGTCGAGCGATTGGGGGCGTTGTCGCATCATGCCATGATCCGACTGGCGGGACTGGAAGCACGTAACGTCCGGATGCGCGTGGGTGATGGGACGCTGGGCTGGACGGAGCGATCGCCGTTTGACCGCATCCTTGTGACAGCCGCCGCGCCGACGGTTGTCCTGCCATTGGTTGAACAACTCGCCGTGGGGGGCCGTATGGTGCTTCCGATCGGCCCGGAAGATCGGCAGCATCTTGTTGCAATAGACAAGTTGCCGAACCGATATGTCGAGACGCCGCTGCTGCCTGTGGTGTTTGTCCCGTTGGTGGGGGAAGCCGGCTTTGCCGAATTAGTCTTGAAGCACGGCGGGTAA
- a CDS encoding Cupin domain protein, which translates to MNAISIKEKLAAFSEHWSPKIVGELNGQYVKLVKFQGEYVWHHHANEDELFLVIEGQIEIHFRDRVVTLNNGEFCIVPRGVEHKPVAAKEASVLLFEPAATRNTGNVDHDYTIEPAALERI; encoded by the coding sequence ATGAACGCTATCTCAATCAAAGAAAAACTCGCCGCCTTCTCCGAACACTGGTCCCCCAAAATCGTCGGCGAACTGAACGGCCAGTACGTCAAGCTCGTCAAGTTTCAGGGCGAATACGTCTGGCACCATCACGCAAATGAAGACGAATTGTTCCTCGTCATCGAAGGCCAAATCGAGATTCACTTTCGCGATCGCGTCGTCACGCTCAACAATGGGGAATTCTGCATCGTGCCGCGCGGCGTCGAGCACAAGCCCGTCGCCGCGAAGGAGGCGTCTGTCCTGCTCTTCGAGCCGGCCGCCACGCGCAACACGGGCAACGTCGATCACGACTACACGATTGAACCCGCCGCGCTGGAGCGGATTTGA
- a CDS encoding Cysteine-rich secretory protein family protein — MTRTAIRHIARVPFAIGPLMLAAGCEDGVLPLSRSEMKPAATAARALFPDSCMDPPDGARLVSAMLDAINRERAKRDLSPLRPSNDLEQIADFYACRLIEGAFFSHRDPFEGSTLDVRAANFGYAFWKIGENLAAGQPTVDAAMAELMASPRHRANILDAAYTEIGISVKIGGDLGIYWVQEFGRPVSESPDSVTDQGGSEHPHPSASSAPTSKPGA, encoded by the coding sequence GTGACCCGGACTGCCATCAGACACATCGCGCGAGTGCCCTTTGCGATCGGCCCGCTCATGCTGGCGGCTGGTTGTGAAGACGGCGTGTTGCCGCTTTCCCGCTCCGAAATGAAGCCCGCGGCGACGGCTGCCCGCGCGCTCTTTCCCGACTCCTGCATGGATCCCCCCGACGGCGCGCGGCTGGTCAGCGCCATGCTCGACGCCATCAACCGAGAGCGGGCCAAACGCGATCTGTCGCCGCTGCGTCCGTCGAATGATCTCGAACAGATTGCCGATTTCTACGCCTGTCGCTTGATCGAGGGCGCGTTCTTCAGCCATCGCGACCCGTTCGAAGGATCAACGCTGGATGTCCGCGCTGCCAATTTCGGCTACGCCTTCTGGAAAATCGGGGAGAACCTCGCCGCAGGTCAGCCCACCGTGGATGCCGCCATGGCGGAATTGATGGCTTCGCCCCGGCATCGCGCGAACATCCTCGACGCCGCCTACACCGAAATCGGCATCTCGGTGAAAATCGGCGGCGATCTGGGAATCTACTGGGTCCAGGAGTTCGGCAGGCCCGTCTCGGAATCGCCCGACTCGGTGACCGATCAGGGCGGATCGGAGCATCCTCACCCGTCGGCATCTTCCGCACCGACCTCCAAGCCCGGTGCGTAA
- the mucD_4 gene encoding putative periplasmic serine endoprotease DegP-like precursor translates to MSFSRRLSVAGWVMVLLLTGSAWSRAEDGPEAGDRAARFREDMKKTIQTARDKVFPALVNIHVVTVNYWDGKEQKGRSVGSGTIISAEGHIITNQHVTSQGKRFRCTLADKQEIPATLVGEDPLTDLAVIKLDLSKLKSPGTPLPTASFGNSDEIEVGDHVMAMGSPLALSRSVTLGIVSNTERVFTGNDESEMELEDGQRTGLFTRWIQHDALIHPGNSGGPLVNLKGEIIGINELGGNSIGFAIPSTLAAHVTRQLIDKGEVARSWIGVSFKSIEKTGLEKGVLVNSIVKGGPADKAGIQAGDVLLRLNGDAVTIRFAEEIPPLMKRLADLPIGSELRTSYDRSGAVSDAVIVTEKLQKDRGDETALRSWGLTVREITEKLARDRKFESTRGAFVSSVRSGGPAALAEPSIAYGDVILRIDDKPIESLSGLVDAYKTIMKAESLPEYLLVEFDREGKKQLTLIKPKPEDDEDPPREVPKAWIGVATQPVLDKLAKKLGQPQGTGFRITRIYPKTAAAESSLRVGDIILKVADTRVQPRGMQDAGLFARQVRRMTIDQKVDLSVLRDGQVMTVPVTLERTRPTQDEARKEKNRDFEFSVREVTFFDRDENRWDETTKGVIVTQVESAGWAGLGGLDSDDLIQRIEGQEIKGLKSFRRVMEEVTKSQPKRVVMVVLRGVQTRFLYIEPEWKPVLKEGDDEASSQPAGGVGATGTTQPSDED, encoded by the coding sequence ATGTCGTTTTCACGTCGATTGTCGGTGGCCGGCTGGGTGATGGTGCTCCTGTTGACGGGGAGCGCGTGGTCGCGTGCGGAGGACGGGCCGGAAGCCGGCGATCGCGCGGCGCGATTTCGTGAGGACATGAAGAAGACGATCCAGACCGCGCGGGACAAGGTCTTCCCCGCGTTGGTGAACATTCATGTCGTCACCGTGAATTACTGGGACGGCAAGGAGCAGAAGGGGCGCTCGGTCGGCAGCGGCACAATCATCTCCGCCGAGGGTCACATCATCACGAATCAGCATGTCACGAGCCAGGGGAAGCGATTTCGCTGCACGCTCGCCGACAAACAGGAGATTCCGGCGACGCTGGTCGGGGAGGATCCGCTGACGGACCTGGCCGTGATTAAGCTTGATCTGTCTAAATTGAAGAGTCCGGGCACGCCACTGCCGACGGCGAGCTTCGGGAATTCGGACGAAATCGAGGTCGGCGATCATGTGATGGCAATGGGATCGCCGCTGGCGCTCTCGCGATCGGTCACGCTGGGGATCGTGTCGAACACCGAGCGTGTCTTCACCGGGAACGATGAAAGCGAAATGGAGCTGGAGGACGGTCAGCGCACGGGTTTGTTCACACGGTGGATCCAGCACGACGCGTTGATTCACCCCGGCAACAGCGGCGGTCCGCTCGTGAACCTCAAGGGCGAGATCATCGGCATCAACGAACTGGGCGGCAATTCCATCGGCTTCGCGATCCCCAGCACGCTCGCGGCGCACGTGACGCGGCAGTTGATTGATAAAGGCGAGGTGGCGCGGAGCTGGATCGGCGTGAGCTTCAAGTCAATCGAAAAGACGGGCCTGGAAAAAGGCGTGCTGGTCAATTCGATCGTGAAGGGCGGCCCGGCTGACAAGGCGGGAATTCAGGCGGGCGATGTGTTGCTTCGCCTGAACGGCGACGCGGTGACGATTCGATTTGCCGAGGAGATACCGCCGCTCATGAAGCGGCTGGCGGACCTGCCGATCGGCTCGGAATTGCGCACGTCGTACGATCGCAGCGGGGCCGTGAGCGACGCCGTGATCGTGACCGAAAAGCTGCAGAAGGACCGCGGCGATGAAACGGCGCTTCGCTCGTGGGGGCTGACGGTGCGGGAGATTACCGAGAAGCTGGCGCGCGACCGCAAGTTCGAAAGCACGCGAGGTGCGTTTGTCAGCAGCGTGCGTTCGGGTGGACCGGCAGCGCTGGCCGAGCCGTCAATCGCGTATGGCGACGTCATTCTCCGAATTGATGACAAGCCCATTGAGTCACTGTCGGGGCTGGTGGATGCATACAAGACAATCATGAAGGCCGAGTCGCTGCCCGAGTATTTGCTGGTGGAATTTGATCGCGAGGGGAAAAAGCAGCTCACGTTGATCAAGCCGAAGCCGGAAGACGATGAAGATCCGCCGCGCGAAGTGCCCAAGGCGTGGATCGGCGTAGCGACCCAGCCGGTGCTGGACAAACTGGCGAAGAAACTGGGTCAGCCGCAGGGCACGGGTTTCCGAATTACGCGCATTTATCCGAAGACGGCCGCCGCGGAGTCGAGCCTGCGCGTGGGCGACATCATCCTGAAGGTGGCCGACACGCGTGTGCAGCCGCGCGGCATGCAGGACGCCGGCCTGTTCGCGCGACAGGTGCGCCGCATGACGATTGACCAAAAAGTGGATTTGTCGGTGTTGCGCGATGGGCAGGTCATGACCGTTCCCGTGACACTGGAGCGCACGCGGCCGACGCAGGACGAGGCGCGCAAGGAGAAGAACCGAGACTTCGAGTTTTCCGTGCGCGAGGTGACGTTTTTCGACCGCGACGAGAACCGCTGGGATGAGACCACCAAGGGCGTCATCGTGACACAGGTTGAGTCCGCCGGCTGGGCGGGTCTGGGCGGGCTGGATTCGGACGACCTGATCCAGCGGATCGAAGGGCAGGAGATCAAAGGGCTGAAGAGTTTCCGTCGCGTGATGGAGGAGGTCACCAAGTCGCAGCCGAAGCGCGTGGTGATGGTCGTGTTGCGCGGCGTGCAGACGCGATTCTTGTACATCGAACCGGAGTGGAAGCCGGTCTTGAAGGAAGGTGACGACGAGGCCAGCAGTCAACCCGCCGGCGGGGTTGGTGCAACGGGCACAACGCAACCGTCGGACGAGGACTAA
- the macB_7 gene encoding Macrolide export ATP-binding/permease protein MacB — protein MPDSTPSHRSGGAALIHTHDVHKTYYVGDIAVPAVRGVSIDVPRHQFLAIMGPSGSGKSTFMHLLGCLDRPDRGLYMLDGVDIAGLSKRELAALRNRKIGFVFQSFNLLSRTTVLDNVALPLTYQGVSRRERRRLAAEMLDRVGLADRSHHHTNQLSGGQQQRVAVARALVTRPVLLLADEPTGNLDSRTSVEIMALMQELNRDTGLTIAVVTHEMDIAAHAQRVVTFRDGVIHGDVVMQEVRDAIAENRAMAASRA, from the coding sequence ATGCCCGATTCGACCCCATCGCATCGCTCCGGCGGCGCCGCGCTGATCCACACGCACGACGTGCATAAGACCTACTACGTCGGCGACATCGCCGTGCCGGCCGTGCGCGGCGTCAGCATTGATGTCCCGCGCCACCAGTTCCTCGCCATCATGGGGCCCAGCGGTTCGGGCAAGTCCACGTTCATGCACTTGCTCGGCTGCCTCGATCGGCCCGATCGCGGCTTGTACATGCTTGACGGCGTGGACATCGCCGGACTGTCGAAACGCGAATTGGCGGCGCTGCGCAACCGAAAGATCGGCTTCGTGTTTCAAAGCTTCAATCTGCTCTCGCGCACGACCGTGCTCGACAACGTCGCTTTGCCCTTGACGTATCAGGGCGTCTCTCGGCGCGAGCGCCGCAGGCTGGCCGCCGAGATGCTCGACCGCGTCGGGCTGGCCGACCGCTCACACCATCACACGAATCAGCTTTCCGGCGGGCAGCAGCAGCGCGTCGCGGTGGCCCGGGCGCTGGTCACGCGCCCTGTCCTGCTCCTCGCCGACGAACCAACCGGCAACCTCGACAGCCGAACCAGCGTCGAGATCATGGCACTCATGCAGGAACTGAACCGCGACACCGGCCTGACCATTGCCGTCGTCACGCACGAAATGGACATCGCCGCGCACGCCCAGCGTGTCGTCACGTTTCGCGACGGCGTGATCCACGGCGACGTTGTCATGCAGGAAGTGCGCGATGCCATCGCAGAAAACCGCGCGATGGCCGCATCCCGCGCCTGA
- a CDS encoding PEP-CTERM motif protein, which yields MRNTTTLLALTGAIIAIGATTVLAQPQLIAVDSNRSLYDIDMNTGAKTLLCTVSSNAGTTGGLAYDRVNNVVYLTSTGNDSVYSLNISTCNATLIGAYGDSAIVMHGIEYDESTGILYGASSHNGGLYNINKVTGAATLVGTSGLTSFTNLGYDSTADILYATNSGTDSFYKIDRANGVATLIGPLNGPTNPHGLAYDWDADILFMVDSSTDNLYKIDRATGQANLVGSTGTGNLLGLMYIPEPATLSLMAIGLVALARRRR from the coding sequence ATGCGAAACACGACCACCCTGCTCGCCTTGACGGGAGCCATCATCGCCATCGGGGCAACCACCGTGCTGGCCCAGCCGCAGCTTATCGCGGTCGACAGCAATCGGTCACTCTACGACATCGATATGAACACCGGCGCGAAGACCCTGCTTTGCACGGTGAGTTCCAATGCCGGCACAACGGGCGGGTTGGCATACGACCGGGTGAACAACGTTGTCTACCTGACGTCGACTGGAAACGACTCGGTGTATTCGCTGAACATTTCGACCTGCAACGCGACGTTGATCGGCGCCTACGGTGATTCAGCCATCGTCATGCACGGCATCGAGTATGATGAAAGCACGGGCATTCTTTATGGCGCTTCGTCTCACAACGGCGGGCTCTATAACATTAACAAGGTCACCGGCGCGGCAACTCTGGTTGGCACGTCCGGCCTGACATCGTTCACCAACCTTGGCTATGACTCGACCGCCGATATCCTGTACGCGACCAATAGCGGCACGGACAGTTTCTACAAGATCGACCGAGCAAACGGAGTGGCAACGCTGATTGGCCCGCTGAATGGCCCGACGAATCCGCACGGCCTCGCCTACGATTGGGACGCCGACATCCTTTTCATGGTCGACTCGTCAACCGACAACCTTTACAAGATCGATCGAGCCACCGGCCAGGCGAACCTCGTCGGCTCGACCGGCACCGGCAACCTGCTCGGTCTGATGTACATCCCCGAGCCGGCGACGTTGAGCCTGATGGCCATCGGCCTGGTTGCGCTGGCCCGCCGCCGACGGTAA
- the macA_2 gene encoding Macrolide export protein MacA codes for MKTLGMLAAVVVVGAGSWFGYSRLAHGDGASAFMTREIDRGDVVQTISATGTIDPVTKVIVGSEVSGKIHRWYTDFNAVVKEGDLLAELEPDRFETAVQQAEADLALARAREAESLVRHKDAARERARIEKLAEAQNASENELLVAVAAEEAARAVWQGAQASVKSAEAILGAVQVDLARTKIRSPIDGVVISRTIDVGQTVAASLQAPELFIIANDLKHMQVNANVAESDIGLIQENGPAIFTVDAYPKRTFTGKISQIRYNATIVDGVVTYVTLIEVFNDDLALRPGMTANVTFEVAKAAGALRVPNAALRFDPNPPAPGTAGILRGRIGKPRLYIPEKGEAKPIEVETGLSDGVFTEVRGDGVKEGMLVITDRAMGGPGGARPDPSRSMRPPRG; via the coding sequence ATGAAAACGCTGGGTATGTTGGCGGCGGTGGTCGTGGTCGGCGCAGGGAGCTGGTTCGGGTACAGCCGGCTGGCCCACGGCGACGGGGCTTCCGCTTTCATGACGCGCGAGATCGACCGGGGGGATGTCGTTCAGACAATCTCCGCGACGGGAACCATCGACCCGGTAACCAAGGTCATCGTCGGCTCGGAGGTCAGTGGCAAGATTCACCGCTGGTACACCGATTTCAACGCCGTTGTGAAGGAAGGCGATTTGCTCGCCGAGTTGGAGCCCGACCGCTTTGAAACCGCCGTTCAGCAGGCCGAAGCCGATTTGGCGCTGGCCCGAGCGCGCGAGGCGGAGTCGCTGGTTCGCCACAAGGACGCGGCCCGCGAGCGCGCTCGCATTGAGAAGCTGGCCGAGGCGCAGAACGCCAGCGAAAACGAGCTGCTCGTGGCCGTCGCGGCGGAAGAAGCGGCCCGCGCGGTCTGGCAGGGCGCACAGGCAAGCGTGAAGTCGGCCGAGGCTATTCTCGGCGCGGTGCAGGTGGACCTGGCGCGAACCAAGATTCGCTCGCCAATCGACGGCGTGGTCATCTCTCGCACGATCGACGTGGGGCAGACCGTCGCGGCCTCGTTGCAGGCGCCGGAGCTGTTTATCATCGCCAACGACCTGAAGCACATGCAGGTCAACGCCAACGTCGCCGAGTCGGACATCGGCCTGATCCAGGAAAACGGCCCGGCGATCTTCACGGTCGATGCTTACCCCAAGCGCACGTTTACCGGCAAGATTTCGCAGATTCGCTACAATGCTACAATTGTCGATGGCGTCGTGACCTACGTCACCCTGATCGAGGTGTTCAACGACGACCTCGCCCTGCGCCCCGGCATGACCGCCAACGTCACCTTCGAGGTCGCCAAGGCCGCCGGCGCCCTCCGCGTTCCCAACGCGGCACTGCGATTCGACCCTAATCCACCCGCCCCCGGCACAGCTGGAATCCTCCGCGGCAGGATCGGCAAGCCACGTCTGTACATCCCCGAAAAAGGCGAGGCAAAGCCGATTGAAGTGGAGACCGGATTGAGCGACGGCGTCTTCACGGAAGTGCGCGGCGACGGCGTCAAAGAGGGCATGCTGGTCATCACGGATCGCGCGATGGGCGGCCCCGGCGGCGCCCGACCCGACCCGTCACGCTCCATGCGCCCGCCGCGAGGTTAG